One window from the genome of Streptomyces sp. NBC_01476 encodes:
- a CDS encoding HU family DNA-binding protein, translating to MNRSELVAALADRAEVTRKDADAVLAAFAETVGEIVAKGDEKVTIPGFLTFERTLRAARTARNPQTGEPIDIPEGYSVKVSAGSKLKEAAKGK from the coding sequence ATGAACCGCAGTGAGCTGGTGGCCGCGCTGGCCGACCGCGCCGAGGTGACCCGCAAGGACGCGGACGCCGTTCTGGCCGCGTTCGCTGAGACCGTTGGTGAGATCGTGGCCAAGGGCGACGAGAAGGTCACCATCCCCGGCTTCCTGACCTTCGAGCGCACTCTCCGTGCCGCCCGTACCGCCCGCAACCCGCAGACCGGTGAGCCGATCGACATCCCCGAGGGTTACAGCGTCAAGGTCTCCGCAGGCTCCAAGCTGAAGGAAGCCGCCAAGGGCAAGTAG
- a CDS encoding NAD-dependent malic enzyme — translation MATAPSVSYSITVRLEVPASGTAVSQLTTAVESSGGSVTGLDVTASGHEKLRIDVTVAASSTEHADQIVGKLRGIEGVVIGKVSDRTFLMHLGGKIEMQSKHPIRNRDDLSMVYTPGVARVCMAIAANPEDARRLTIKRNSVAVVTDGSAVLGLGNIGPKAALPVMEGKAALFKRFAGIDAWPLCLDTQDTDEIVAIVKAIAPGFAGINLEDISAPRCFEIEARLREALDIPVFHDDQHGTAIVVLAALTNALRCVGKQIGDLRVVMSGAGAAGTAILKLLLAAGVKHAVVADIHGVVHAERDDLVSAAPESPLRWIADNTNPEGVTGTLKEAVVGADVFIGVSAPNVLEGSDIAKMADKAIVFALANPDPEVDPGAARETAAVVATGRSDFPNQINNVLVFPGVFRGLLDAQSRTVNTEMMLAAARALASVVGDGELNPNYIIPSVFNDKVAGAVADAVRDAAKAQGPAVAGTAGGTSTTP, via the coding sequence ATGGCAACGGCGCCGAGCGTCTCTTACTCGATCACGGTACGGCTGGAAGTCCCCGCCAGCGGGACCGCGGTCAGCCAGCTCACCACCGCGGTGGAGTCCTCGGGCGGGTCGGTCACCGGCCTCGACGTCACCGCCTCGGGTCACGAGAAGCTCCGTATCGACGTCACCGTGGCGGCCAGCTCCACCGAGCACGCCGACCAGATCGTGGGCAAGCTCCGCGGCATCGAGGGCGTCGTCATCGGCAAGGTCTCCGACCGTACGTTCCTGATGCACCTCGGCGGCAAGATCGAGATGCAGTCCAAGCACCCGATCCGCAACCGCGACGACCTGTCGATGGTCTACACCCCCGGGGTCGCCCGGGTCTGCATGGCCATCGCCGCCAACCCCGAGGACGCCCGCCGGCTCACCATCAAGCGCAACTCGGTGGCCGTGGTCACCGACGGCTCCGCGGTGCTGGGGCTGGGCAACATCGGCCCGAAGGCCGCGCTGCCGGTGATGGAGGGCAAGGCGGCGCTCTTCAAGCGGTTCGCCGGGATCGACGCCTGGCCGCTGTGCCTGGACACCCAGGACACCGACGAGATCGTGGCGATCGTCAAGGCCATCGCCCCCGGCTTCGCCGGCATCAACCTGGAGGACATCTCCGCGCCGCGCTGCTTCGAGATCGAGGCCCGGCTGCGCGAAGCGCTGGACATCCCGGTCTTCCACGACGACCAGCACGGCACCGCGATCGTGGTGCTGGCCGCGCTGACCAACGCGCTGCGCTGCGTCGGCAAGCAGATCGGTGACCTGCGGGTCGTCATGTCCGGTGCGGGCGCGGCCGGTACGGCCATCTTGAAGCTGCTGCTGGCCGCCGGGGTGAAGCACGCGGTGGTGGCCGACATCCACGGGGTGGTGCACGCCGAGCGCGACGACCTGGTCAGCGCGGCCCCCGAGTCGCCGCTGCGCTGGATCGCCGACAACACCAACCCCGAGGGCGTCACCGGCACCCTGAAGGAGGCCGTGGTCGGCGCCGACGTCTTCATCGGTGTCTCCGCGCCGAACGTGCTGGAGGGCTCGGACATCGCGAAGATGGCCGACAAGGCGATCGTCTTCGCGCTGGCCAACCCCGACCCCGAGGTGGACCCCGGCGCCGCCCGCGAGACCGCCGCCGTGGTGGCCACCGGCCGCAGTGATTTCCCCAACCAGATCAACAACGTGCTGGTCTTCCCGGGTGTCTTCCGCGGTCTGCTGGACGCGCAGTCCCGGACGGTCAACACCGAGATGATGCTGGCCGCCGCGCGGGCGCTGGCGAGCGTGGTCGGCGACGGTGAGCTGAACCCGAACTACATCATCCCCAGCGTCTTCAACGACAAGGTGGCCGGCGCGGTCGCCGACGCCGTACGGGACGCAGCGAAGGCGCAGGGCCCGGCAGTTGCGGGTACGGCCGGGGGTACGTCCACCACGCCGTGA